A region of Legionella donaldsonii DNA encodes the following proteins:
- a CDS encoding mechanosensitive ion channel family protein, with product MPIDRITVFILLFVLLLLSAANAAESQFQSNIGFNAPQALSQLEEINRELATKVNYSELYEAVKTINVLKEHANQCISKGKSELQKIDGMLKNNSVLTVLKEEKDTRYQYLINQRSLNEKLTAECIFFDYRAQEVINEINTRMSKTRLSNLLTRTSPIWEKIDSQFFTLPLNEQTFYQYSGIQQLNSTHLVVLVSILLGGIVFVLVGINFISNNIKKTFFFKEVIPILQWPLSFLFPVLLANLYLHWVLAGVVPYPGVILLFNALFYYLLAIGLLRFVLLIGANYISYMTDSLRAVLLKRYTVLMTLLLCGAIGAILIRGQWVPPQLLELRITLFITLLSLAACWLGWLILRPPFFKTISSLKAKLAKILLAGMSLFTIVMAWLGYINFAIHFFPNVFASILLIWVTWKVTQLFGKVYFLLSAPEQPLSQKIHAWMGLKPHKKLIELFTIRMILNAGFILFMLFIFMKIWGVSQYYIDTGKALYFNGFTIADISIWPKRIVRGAILFCILIMLGRALSTYVARRSAFKGELYRQDTIATLITYIVFVIAVISGLLMAGVNFMSLAVIAGALSIGMGFGLQYLVSDFVSGIILLMRKPVTPGDLVIIDDTEGYIKKIRLLSTQITTLTHADVIIPNSSLINKSFTNYTYHNNKMCRMNSQIILDSNSDFELAKQLLLEVVKNNPNVIQEPPHQPVVLFELTPSPSILYVVIDLWYFIKNVDLKQVVSSEINYAIVKALKDHNLCPGQKEDSSNA from the coding sequence ATGCCAATAGATAGAATAACGGTATTTATTCTGCTTTTTGTTTTATTACTCTTATCTGCTGCCAATGCGGCCGAATCGCAATTTCAGTCTAACATCGGTTTTAATGCCCCCCAGGCCCTGAGCCAGCTTGAAGAGATAAATCGTGAATTGGCAACGAAGGTGAATTATAGTGAGTTATACGAGGCGGTCAAAACGATCAATGTACTCAAAGAGCACGCCAATCAGTGCATATCAAAAGGAAAATCAGAATTACAAAAAATTGATGGGATGCTGAAAAATAACTCCGTATTGACGGTTTTAAAGGAAGAAAAAGATACGCGCTATCAATATTTAATTAACCAGAGAAGTCTCAATGAAAAACTAACTGCAGAATGTATTTTTTTTGATTATAGGGCTCAGGAGGTAATTAATGAAATTAATACCAGAATGTCTAAAACCCGCTTATCCAACCTTCTAACCAGAACATCGCCGATTTGGGAGAAAATTGATAGCCAATTTTTCACACTCCCGCTCAATGAGCAAACGTTCTATCAGTATAGTGGCATTCAACAGTTGAATAGTACCCATCTTGTCGTATTGGTTAGTATCTTGCTGGGCGGCATTGTTTTTGTTTTAGTTGGCATTAATTTTATCAGTAATAATATTAAAAAAACATTTTTTTTCAAAGAGGTAATTCCTATCCTTCAATGGCCGTTATCGTTCCTTTTTCCTGTTTTGCTAGCTAATTTATATCTTCATTGGGTTTTGGCGGGAGTGGTACCTTATCCAGGCGTTATTTTATTATTCAATGCATTATTCTACTATCTGCTTGCTATTGGCCTGTTAAGATTCGTTCTACTTATAGGCGCAAATTATATAAGCTATATGACGGACAGTCTAAGAGCGGTTTTACTAAAACGCTATACTGTTCTGATGACTTTACTGCTTTGCGGGGCTATAGGCGCCATTTTAATACGGGGGCAATGGGTTCCCCCTCAACTTTTAGAGCTACGCATTACTCTTTTCATTACCTTGCTTAGCCTGGCTGCCTGTTGGTTAGGATGGCTTATTTTGCGGCCTCCTTTTTTTAAAACAATCTCTTCTCTTAAAGCTAAATTGGCTAAAATTTTATTAGCCGGTATGAGCTTATTTACTATTGTTATGGCTTGGCTAGGCTATATTAATTTTGCCATTCATTTTTTCCCCAACGTCTTTGCCAGCATCTTGTTGATATGGGTCACCTGGAAGGTAACGCAATTATTTGGAAAGGTCTATTTTTTATTAAGTGCTCCTGAACAACCTCTTTCGCAAAAAATTCATGCCTGGATGGGGTTAAAGCCCCACAAAAAACTCATTGAACTATTCACTATAAGAATGATTCTGAATGCGGGCTTCATTTTATTTATGCTCTTCATTTTTATGAAGATATGGGGCGTTTCACAATATTACATTGATACGGGTAAAGCACTTTATTTTAATGGCTTCACTATTGCTGATATTTCCATCTGGCCAAAACGAATAGTAAGAGGCGCCATTCTATTCTGTATACTTATTATGTTGGGTAGGGCCTTGTCCACTTATGTGGCACGCCGTAGCGCATTTAAAGGTGAATTATATCGCCAGGATACTATTGCAACGCTTATTACTTATATTGTTTTTGTCATTGCTGTTATATCGGGCCTGCTAATGGCTGGTGTTAATTTCATGAGCCTTGCCGTCATTGCGGGTGCCTTATCTATTGGAATGGGTTTTGGTTTACAATATCTTGTCAGTGATTTTGTCAGCGGCATCATTTTGCTAATGCGTAAACCAGTTACACCGGGTGATCTGGTCATCATTGATGATACGGAAGGTTACATAAAAAAAATACGTTTATTATCCACACAAATAACGACTTTAACCCATGCTGATGTCATTATTCCCAATTCGAGTCTGATTAATAAATCCTTTACCAATTATACCTACCATAACAATAAAATGTGTCGCATGAATAGCCAGATTATTCTTGATAGTAACAGTGATTTTGAGCTAGCCAAGCAACTTTTACTTGAGGTAGTCAAGAACAATCCCAATGTTATCCAGGAGCCTCCCCATCAGCCTGTGGTGCTCTTTGAATTAACGCCGTCGCCTAGTATTTTATATGTTGTTATTGATTTGTGGTATTTCATTAAAAATGTCGACTTAAAACAGGTCGTTTCAAGCGAAATTAATTATGCGATTGTCAAAGCACTCAAAGACCATAATCTTTGCCCGGGACAAAAAGAGGATTCATCGAACGCTTAG